The sequence below is a genomic window from Methylocystis sp. IM3.
TCCGGCGCGCATTATGGCGCGCTGACGACGCCGGGGCCGGTGGAGCTACACAAGATCCTCGATGACCTTGCGGAACGCGGCGTCACCCATCTCGCCATGGAGGCGTCGTCGCTTGGCATCGATCAGCGCCGTCTCGACGGCGTGCGGCTGAAAGCCGCGGCCTTCACCAATTTCTCGCGCGACCATCTCGACCACCACCGCGACATGGAAGACTATTTCGCGGCGAAGATGCGTCTCTTCGACACGCTGTTGCAGCCGGGCCAGACCGCGGTGATCGACGCCGACGCCGATATTGTGGCGCGGGTGTCGCCGCTTTGCTCGGCGCGCGGTCTCGATGTTTTCAGCGCCGGCAAGAACGGCGACGCTATCAGGTTGAAGGGGGCTTCGCCGAGCGCCCTTGCGACGCGCCTGACGCTCGAACATGCTGGCGAGACCTATCATGTCGAGCTTCCGCTTGCCGGCGCCTTCCAGACCTCCAATGCGCTCGTCGCCGCCGGCCTCGCCATCGCGGCGGGCGACGCGCCGGCTCGCGTTTTCGCCGCGCTCGCTGATCTGAAAGGCGCGCCCGGCCGTCTGGAGCTCGTCGGCGCGCGTGATGGCGCGCCGGTCTTCGTCGATTACGCCCACAAACCCGATGCGCTGGAGAAGGTTCTCGCGACGGTGCGTCCCCTGGCCCCGGGGCGGCTCATCGTCGTCTTCGGCTGCGGCGGCGACCGCGACAGGGGCAAGCGACCACTCATGGGCGAAATCGCCGCGCGCGCCGCAGATGTCGCCATCGTCACCGACGACAATCCGCGCAGCGAGGAGTCCGCCGCGATCCGGGCGGAAATCATCGCCGGGACGCGGGGCGCGGGGAACGCGAAGGTCATCGAGATCGCCGACCGTGGCGAGGCCATCGCCCGAGCCGTGGCGGACCTTCGCGCGGGCGACGCGCTCGTCGTGGCCGGCAAGGGCCACGAGACTGGCCAGATTGTCGGCAATCGCATATTGCCCTTTTCCGATCACGAGGCAGTCGTCAAGGCGCTGCAGGAGCATGGTTCATGAGGCAGGAACCCCTTTGGTCGGGGCTGGCGCTGGTCGGCGCCCTACAGGCGCGGGTCAGCGGCGCGTTGGCGCGCGAGGCGACGGGCGTCTCGATCGATACGCGCACGCTGCAACCCGGCGATCTCTTCTTCGCCATCCGTGGCGAGGCCCGCGACGGCCATGAGTTCGTGCGCGCGGCTTTCGAAAAGGGCGCCGCCGCCGCGGTCATCGACGAGGAGCATGCGCTCGATCTCGCCGGCGCCGGACCGCTTTTCGTCGTCAAGAACGTGCAGCGTTCGCTCGAACTTCTGGGCATGCGCGCGCGCGACCGCTCCGCGGCCTTCATCGCCGCCGTCACCGGCTCGGTCGGCAAGACCTCGACGAAGGATATGACGCGGCTGATGCTGTCGGGCTTCGGCGACACCCACGCCTCGGTCGCCTCCTACAATAATCAATGGGGCGTGCCGCTCACGCTGTCGCGCATGCCGGCCTCGACGCGCTACGGCGTCTTCGAGCTCGGCATGAACCATGCGGGGGAGATCGCCGGCCTTGTGGCGCAGGTGCGCCCGCATGTGGCGGTCATCACGCGCGTCGCGCCGGTCCATCTCGAATTCTTCGACTCCATCGAGGGGATCGCCGACGCCAAGGCGGAAATCTTCACGGGTCTCGAAGGCGGCGTCGCCGTCATCAATCGCGACGACGATCATTACGCCCGTCTTGCGGAAGCCGCCTCGCCCTATGCGGGGCATATCTTCGACTTCGGCGAGTCGGAGAGCGCACAGGCGCGGCTGCTTGCTTGCAGGAGCGTCGGCGACGGGCAGGAAGTCTCCGCCGATATTCTCGGGCGTCGCCTCGTCTATCGCATCGGCGCGCCCGGCAAGCATATCGCGATGAATTCGCTCGCCGCGCTGCTGATCGCCGTCGCCTTCGACATCGACGTGGAGAAGGCCGCGGCGACTCTCGCCGATTTCGCGCCGACGCCGGGGCGCGGCCGGCGCGAGACGCTCGATACGGGCGAGGGCGTCTTCACCCTCATCGACGAGAGCTACAACGCCAATCCGACCTCGATGCGCGCGGCGTTCGATTTGCTGGGCGCCACGGCGCCGGGCGCCCGCGGCCGCCGCATCGCCATCCTCGGCGACATGCTGGAGCTCGGTCCGCAGGCGGGCGAGCTTCACGCCGGCCTCGCCGAGGATCTCGAACGGGCGCGGGTCGATCTTCTGTTCACGTCGGGCCCGCTGATGTCGCGGCTGTATTACGCCGCGCCCGAGGCCATGCGCGGCGCCCACCGCGCCACGCCGCTCGAACTGGAAGAGGCCGTGCTCGCCGCAATTCGGCCGGGCGACGTGGTCATGGTCAAGGGCTCGAACGGGTCGCGCATCTCACGCATCGTCGCCGCCACGAGAGAAAAATTCGCGCCCGAAAAGGCCAGCTGAGGAAGCCGATAGATGCTCACGCTGCTTGCGGAACTGTCTTCCTATTTCAGTCCGCTCAACATTTTCCGCTACATCACCTTCCGCGCCGCGATGGCGGCGGCGACAGCGCTGTTCTGCGTCTTCTTCTTCGCGCCCGAAACCATCGCGGCGCTGCGCGTCCGTCAGGGCAAGGGACAGCCAATTCGCACGGATGGGCCGCAATCGCATCTCCTGACCAAGAAGGGCACGCCGACCATGGGCGGGCTCATGATCCTCTCGGGCCTCGTCGTCGCGACGCTGCTGTGGGCGAAGCTCAGCAACGCCTATGTGTGGATCGTCCTTTTCGTCACCGTGTCGTTCGGCGCGATCGGATTTTATGACGACTATCTGAAAGTCACGAAACAGTCCCACGCCGGATTCTCCGGCAGGGCTCGCCTGGCGCTCGAATTCGTCATCGCCGCCATCGCCTGCTACTTTCTCACCAAGGTCGGCGGCGAGAACATGTCGAAGCTCGCCATCCCGATGGTCAAGGGCTACGTCGGCTCTCTGGGCGTGTTCTTCCTCGTCTTCGGCGCCTTCGTCATCGTCTCGGCCGGCAATTGCGTCAATCTCACCGACGGCCTCGACGGCCTCGCCATCGTGCCCTCGATGATTGCGGTGGGGACTTTCGCGATCTTCGCCTATCTCGTCGGCAATTCGATCTTCTCCAACTATCTCGGCGTCAACTACGTCGCCGGCGTCGGCGAGCTGACGATCGTCTGCTCCGCCTTCATCGGAGCGGGGCTCGGCTTTCTCTGGTACAACGCGCCCCCGGCGCAGATCTTCATGGGCGACACCGGCTCCCTCGCGCTCGGCGGGCTGCTCGGCACGGTGGCCGTGGCGGTGAAGCAGGAATTCGTGCTCGCCATCGTCGGCGGCCTCTTCGTGCTGGAAGGCGCCTCGGTCATCATCCAGGTCGCCTATTTCAAGACCACCGGCAAGCGCATCTTCCTGATGGCGCCCATCCACCATCACTTCGAGCAGAAGGGCTGGAAGGAGCCGCAGATCGTCATCCGCTTCTGGATCATCGCCTTCGTCCTGGCCCTGACGGGTCTCGCCACCCTGAAGCTGAGGTGAGCATGACGCCCGTCACGACCTTCAGGGGCAGGACTGTCGCGCTTTTCGGCCTCGGCGGCTCGGGCCTTTCCACCGCCAGGGCGCTGATTGCCGGCGGCGCCCATGTCTGCGCTTGGGACGATGGCGAAGCCGGACGGCTGAAGGCCGTCGCCCAGGGCGTGCCGCTCGAGGATCTGTCGCAGAGCGACTGGTCGCGTTTTGCCGCGCTGATCCTGACGCCCGGCGTGCCCCTGACGCATCCCGAGCCGCACTGGACCGTGTCGCTCGCCCGCGCGGCGGGAGTCGAGATCATCGGCGACGTGGAGCTGTTCTGCCGTGAGCGCAGGGCGCATACGGGCGGCTCTCCCTTCATCGCCATCACCGGCACCAATGGCAAATCGACAACGACCGCGCTGATCGCGCATATCCTGCGCGAGGCGGGCCGGGACGTGCAGCTCGGCGGGAATATCGGCGTGCCGATCCTCGATCTCGAGCCGCCGTCGGATGAGCGCATTCACGTCATCGAGTGCTCGTCCTTCCAGATCGATCTCACGCCCTCGCTCGATCCGACGATCGGGGTGCTGATCAATCTGACGCCCGACCACATCGACCGGCACGGAACGATGGAGAATTACGCCGCCGTCAAGGAGCGGCTCGTGACGGGGGCCGAAGTGGCGCTCGTCGGCGTCGATGACGCCTTTACCCACGCCATTGGCGCGCGCCTCGCCGCCAATCGACGCGACGGCCAGCGCATCGTTCCGGTCTCCGGCGCGCGGGCGCTCGACTGGGGCTTCTATGTCGAGAAGGGCGAGGTCCATTTCCGCGAACAGGGACATCCGCCGGAGGAGGCGGAGCTTCTCGGTTCGCTTGCCGGCGCGCGGGCGCTGCGCGGCGCGCACAATGCGCAGAACGCCGCTTTCGCCGCCGCGGCGGCCTGGGAGTGCGGTCTCGAGGACGAAGAGATCGCCCGCGGCCTGCAAAGCTATCCCGGCCTGCCGCACCGCATGGAGGAGGTCGGCCGCATCGAGCGGACGCTTTTCGTCAACGACTCGAAGGCGACCAATGCTGACGCCGCGGAGAAGGCGCTGGCGAGCTTTACCGATATCTACTGGATCATCGGCGGCAAGCCGAAGGAAGGCGGCATCGCGCCGCTGCGCGATCATTTCCCGAGAATCCGCAAGGCCTATCTGATCGGCGCGGCGAGCGATGATTTCGCCCGCACGCTCGACGGCGCGCTGCCCTATGAGCGGTGCGAGACGCTGGACGTCGCCACGTTCCGCGCCGCCTGCGACGCGCTCGAGGGCGACGCCGCCGAGCCGATCGTGCTGCTGTCGCCGGCCTGCGCCTCATACGACCAGTTCAAGAATTTCGAGGTGCGCGGCGACGCGTTCCGCAGGCATGTGCAGGAACTGCCCGCCAAACTCTCTGCCCGCAGAGGAGGAAACCCATGATTTCGCGCGCCGAGCGAACCGCATTTTCGGACTGGGCGTGGACGGTCGACCGCTGGCTTCTGGCCGGCATCGGCCTGCTCATCATCTCGGGTCTCGTGTTCGCGATGGCGGGCAGCCCGCCGGTCGCCGAGCGACTGCATCTGCCGACCTTCCATTTCGTCAACCGGCAGGTGGCCTATCTCCTGCCGGCGCTTGCGGTGATGATCGGAACGTCCTTCCTCTCGCCCCGCCATGTACGCCGCGCCGCGCTGGTCATCTTCATCATCTCCCTCGCGCTCGTCGTCGGCACGCTGTTCTTCGGGCAGGAGGTGAAGGGCGCCAAACGCTGGATCTTCGGCATTCAGCCGTCGGAATTCCTGAAGCCCGCCTTCGTGGTGGTCGTCGCCTGGGCCTTTTCGGAAGGCGCCCGGCGCAAGGACGTGCCGGGCAATGTGATTGCGATACTCCTGTTCCCGCTGACGATCGGCCCGCTCATCCTTCAGCCCGATTTCGGCCAGACCATGCTGGTTTCGATCGTCTGGGGCGCCCTGTTCTTCATGGCCGGCCTTCATATCATCTGGGTCGTGGGGCTCGGCGGCGCGGCGCTGCTTTCGGCGCTGCTCGCCTATAAATTCGTGCCGCATGTCCATGCGCGCATCGAGGCCTTTCTGGAGCCGCCGCCGCCCGTCGCGGGCGTGCCCGCGAATTTCCAGTCCGAGACCGCGCTCGAAAGCTTCATCGCCGGCTCGTGGTTCGGCAAGGGGCCGGGCGAGGGCACGGTGAAGCGCATCCTGCCGGACTCGCATACGGACTTCATCTTCGCCGTCATCGGCGAGGAGTTCGGCGTCATCGTCTGCATCTTGCTGGCGTCGGTCTTCGCCTTCATCGTGGTACGCGGGCTGTTTCTGGCGGCGCGCAACGAAGACCCCTTCTGCCGCTTCGCCACCGCCGGGCTGGTCATGCTGTTCGGCCTGCAAAGCTGCATCAATATGGCGGTGAATGTGCATCTGATGCCCGCGAAGGGCATGACGCTGCCCTTCGTTTCCTATGGCGGCTCCTCGCTCATTTCGCTGTCGCTCGGCATGGGTTTTCTGCTTGCCGTCACCCGTAAGCGCCCGCGCACCCGCGTCCTGACCGAGGTCGCCGCGAGCGGCGCGCCTGTTCCGGCGGCGGCGTGACATGACGCAGGGTCCGATCCTCCTCGCCGCCGGCGGCACCGGCGGCCATTTGTTCCCGGCCGAGGCGCTCGCCCACGCCCTCGCCGCGCGCGGCGTCGTCGTCGATCTCGTCACCGACGAGCGCGCGCTCGCCTATGGCGGCGGTTTTCCGGCCCGCGCCATGCACTGTATTCCCGCGGCGACCCCGCGGGGCGGCTCGCTCATCGAGCGCGCGCGGGCGGTCGGGCGCCTCGCCTATGGAACGGCGCAGGCGGCGGCGCTGCTGCGGGCGTTGAAGCCGAGCGCCATCATCGGCTTTGGCGGCTATCCCACCGTGCCGCCGCTGCTCGCGGCCTCTTTTCTGAAGATCCCGAGCGTGCTGCACGAGTCGAACGGCGTCATGGGCAAGGCGAACCGCTTCCTTGCCGGTCATGTCGACAGCATCGCCGCGGGGCTCGCCAATCTCGCCGTGCCCGCGCCCTTGCAGGGCAAGGTCGTCGTCTCCGGCAATCCGGTGCGGCCCAATGTGCTCGAAGCCGCGAAGCTTCCCTATCCCGGTTTCGAGGACGGCCTGTTCCGTCTGCTCGTCACCGGGGGCTCGCAAGGCGCGCGCGTGATGGCCGACATCGTGCCGGAGGCGATCGCCGCGCTTTCGGCCGACCGGCGCGCCCGCATCCGGCTCGTGCAGCAAACCCGCGCGGAAGACATGGACCGTGTCGGGGCGGCCTATGCCCGCGCCAATGTGGAAGCCGAGACCGCGCCTTTTTTCACTGATCTGCCGCTGCGCATGGCGCAGGCGCATTTCATCATCGCCCGCGCCGGCGCCTCGACGGTGTCGGAGCTCGCGGTCATCGGCCGG
It includes:
- a CDS encoding UDP-N-acetylmuramoylalanyl-D-glutamyl-2,6-diaminopimelate--D-alanyl-D-alanine ligase, coding for MRQEPLWSGLALVGALQARVSGALAREATGVSIDTRTLQPGDLFFAIRGEARDGHEFVRAAFEKGAAAAVIDEEHALDLAGAGPLFVVKNVQRSLELLGMRARDRSAAFIAAVTGSVGKTSTKDMTRLMLSGFGDTHASVASYNNQWGVPLTLSRMPASTRYGVFELGMNHAGEIAGLVAQVRPHVAVITRVAPVHLEFFDSIEGIADAKAEIFTGLEGGVAVINRDDDHYARLAEAASPYAGHIFDFGESESAQARLLACRSVGDGQEVSADILGRRLVYRIGAPGKHIAMNSLAALLIAVAFDIDVEKAAATLADFAPTPGRGRRETLDTGEGVFTLIDESYNANPTSMRAAFDLLGATAPGARGRRIAILGDMLELGPQAGELHAGLAEDLERARVDLLFTSGPLMSRLYYAAPEAMRGAHRATPLELEEAVLAAIRPGDVVMVKGSNGSRISRIVAATREKFAPEKAS
- a CDS encoding UDP-N-acetylglucosamine--N-acetylmuramyl-(pentapeptide) pyrophosphoryl-undecaprenol N-acetylglucosamine transferase, with translation MTQGPILLAAGGTGGHLFPAEALAHALAARGVVVDLVTDERALAYGGGFPARAMHCIPAATPRGGSLIERARAVGRLAYGTAQAAALLRALKPSAIIGFGGYPTVPPLLAASFLKIPSVLHESNGVMGKANRFLAGHVDSIAAGLANLAVPAPLQGKVVVSGNPVRPNVLEAAKLPYPGFEDGLFRLLVTGGSQGARVMADIVPEAIAALSADRRARIRLVQQTRAEDMDRVGAAYARANVEAETAPFFTDLPLRMAQAHFIIARAGASTVSELAVIGRPAMLVPLPHALDQDQAANAAFLQQAGAAETVRQTDFTPAFLSARLAALIDAPHDLAERAEAAKRVGVPDAAERLADLVLTVAQRRAS
- the murD gene encoding UDP-N-acetylmuramoyl-L-alanine--D-glutamate ligase, translated to MTPVTTFRGRTVALFGLGGSGLSTARALIAGGAHVCAWDDGEAGRLKAVAQGVPLEDLSQSDWSRFAALILTPGVPLTHPEPHWTVSLARAAGVEIIGDVELFCRERRAHTGGSPFIAITGTNGKSTTTALIAHILREAGRDVQLGGNIGVPILDLEPPSDERIHVIECSSFQIDLTPSLDPTIGVLINLTPDHIDRHGTMENYAAVKERLVTGAEVALVGVDDAFTHAIGARLAANRRDGQRIVPVSGARALDWGFYVEKGEVHFREQGHPPEEAELLGSLAGARALRGAHNAQNAAFAAAAAWECGLEDEEIARGLQSYPGLPHRMEEVGRIERTLFVNDSKATNADAAEKALASFTDIYWIIGGKPKEGGIAPLRDHFPRIRKAYLIGAASDDFARTLDGALPYERCETLDVATFRAACDALEGDAAEPIVLLSPACASYDQFKNFEVRGDAFRRHVQELPAKLSARRGGNP
- the mraY gene encoding phospho-N-acetylmuramoyl-pentapeptide-transferase is translated as MLTLLAELSSYFSPLNIFRYITFRAAMAAATALFCVFFFAPETIAALRVRQGKGQPIRTDGPQSHLLTKKGTPTMGGLMILSGLVVATLLWAKLSNAYVWIVLFVTVSFGAIGFYDDYLKVTKQSHAGFSGRARLALEFVIAAIACYFLTKVGGENMSKLAIPMVKGYVGSLGVFFLVFGAFVIVSAGNCVNLTDGLDGLAIVPSMIAVGTFAIFAYLVGNSIFSNYLGVNYVAGVGELTIVCSAFIGAGLGFLWYNAPPAQIFMGDTGSLALGGLLGTVAVAVKQEFVLAIVGGLFVLEGASVIIQVAYFKTTGKRIFLMAPIHHHFEQKGWKEPQIVIRFWIIAFVLALTGLATLKLR
- a CDS encoding UDP-N-acetylmuramoyl-L-alanyl-D-glutamate--2,6-diaminopimelate ligase gives rise to the protein MRLDKLLAMDDLDPALAGLEIDGLTADSRAAGESFAFFAIPGHAGDGLSFVNDAKARGAVVVIAERAAECPLPLVVVQDVRAALAHAAARFYPRQPQTIVAVTGTSGKTSVVAFLRQIWAALGHEAASLGTVGVVDSSGAHYGALTTPGPVELHKILDDLAERGVTHLAMEASSLGIDQRRLDGVRLKAAAFTNFSRDHLDHHRDMEDYFAAKMRLFDTLLQPGQTAVIDADADIVARVSPLCSARGLDVFSAGKNGDAIRLKGASPSALATRLTLEHAGETYHVELPLAGAFQTSNALVAAGLAIAAGDAPARVFAALADLKGAPGRLELVGARDGAPVFVDYAHKPDALEKVLATVRPLAPGRLIVVFGCGGDRDRGKRPLMGEIAARAADVAIVTDDNPRSEESAAIRAEIIAGTRGAGNAKVIEIADRGEAIARAVADLRAGDALVVAGKGHETGQIVGNRILPFSDHEAVVKALQEHGS
- a CDS encoding FtsW/RodA/SpoVE family cell cycle protein, coding for MISRAERTAFSDWAWTVDRWLLAGIGLLIISGLVFAMAGSPPVAERLHLPTFHFVNRQVAYLLPALAVMIGTSFLSPRHVRRAALVIFIISLALVVGTLFFGQEVKGAKRWIFGIQPSEFLKPAFVVVVAWAFSEGARRKDVPGNVIAILLFPLTIGPLILQPDFGQTMLVSIVWGALFFMAGLHIIWVVGLGGAALLSALLAYKFVPHVHARIEAFLEPPPPVAGVPANFQSETALESFIAGSWFGKGPGEGTVKRILPDSHTDFIFAVIGEEFGVIVCILLASVFAFIVVRGLFLAARNEDPFCRFATAGLVMLFGLQSCINMAVNVHLMPAKGMTLPFVSYGGSSLISLSLGMGFLLAVTRKRPRTRVLTEVAASGAPVPAAA